The following proteins come from a genomic window of Polaribacter dokdonensis:
- the rfbC gene encoding dTDP-4-dehydrorhamnose 3,5-epimerase, with the protein MKITETFLKDCFIIEPKVFKDSRGEFFEAFNQKLFQEKTGLNVKFVQDNQSISLKGVVRGLHIQKGEYAQAKLVRVIQGRVLDVVVDVREKSDTFGKVFSIELSKENQLQLFIPKGFLHGFSVLEDNTIVTYKCDNYYNKESEDGVIYNDPILNIDWKLKTNEIILSEKDAELKLFKEI; encoded by the coding sequence ATGAAGATAACCGAAACTTTTTTAAAAGATTGCTTTATTATTGAACCAAAAGTTTTTAAAGATAGTAGAGGTGAATTTTTTGAAGCATTTAATCAAAAATTGTTTCAAGAAAAAACAGGTTTAAATGTAAAGTTTGTGCAAGATAATCAGTCTATATCATTAAAAGGTGTTGTTCGAGGTTTGCACATACAAAAAGGTGAATATGCTCAAGCGAAATTGGTTAGAGTAATACAAGGTAGAGTTTTAGATGTAGTTGTTGATGTAAGGGAGAAATCAGATACGTTTGGTAAAGTTTTTTCAATAGAATTATCAAAAGAAAATCAGTTGCAATTATTTATTCCAAAAGGATTTTTGCATGGTTTTTCAGTATTAGAAGATAATACTATTGTAACCTATAAATGCGATAATTATTATAATAAAGAATCAGAAGATGGGGTTATTTATAATGATCCAATTTTAAATATAGATTGGAAATTGAAAACAAATGAAATCATTCTCTCAGAAAAAGACGCTGAATTAAAACTATTTAAAGAAATATAA
- a CDS encoding GDP-mannose 4,6-dehydratase: MQTILITGGAGFIGSNFIPYFLENNSDCKVVNLDLLTYAGSLDNLSDVENHPNLIMQFLESIFMIIL, encoded by the coding sequence ATGCAAACCATACTCATTACTGGTGGAGCAGGTTTTATAGGATCTAATTTTATACCCTATTTTTTAGAGAATAATTCAGATTGTAAGGTTGTAAATTTAGATTTACTCACTTACGCAGGTAGTTTAGATAATTTGTCAGATGTAGAAAATCATCCAAATCTAATTATGCAGTTCCTGGAATCTATTTTTATGATAATTCTGTGA
- a CDS encoding adenylyltransferase/cytidyltransferase family protein — MGLESKKMIGYTSGVYDLFHVGHLNLLKNAKGLCDHLIVGVTSDELVAYKNKKAVINHSERMEIIRSIRYVDAVVPQNDMDKFKMWERLKFDVMFVGDDWFKSEKWKKLDKQFKDVGVKIIYFPYTEGTSSTLINETLINLRNHK; from the coding sequence ATGGGATTAGAAAGTAAAAAAATGATAGGATATACTTCTGGTGTTTATGATCTTTTTCATGTTGGTCATTTAAACCTTCTTAAAAACGCCAAGGGTTTGTGCGATCATCTAATTGTTGGGGTTACTTCTGATGAATTAGTTGCCTACAAAAATAAAAAAGCTGTTATAAATCATTCAGAAAGAATGGAAATTATAAGAAGCATTAGATATGTAGATGCAGTTGTACCTCAAAATGACATGGATAAATTTAAAATGTGGGAGAGGCTAAAGTTTGATGTTATGTTTGTGGGTGATGATTGGTTTAAAAGTGAAAAATGGAAAAAATTAGACAAACAATTTAAAGATGTTGGTGTAAAAATTATCTATTTTCCATACACAGAAGGTACATCATCTACGTTAATTAATGAAACTCTTATAAATTTAAGAAACCATAAG
- the asnB gene encoding asparagine synthase (glutamine-hydrolyzing), which translates to MCGINGFYSKTNILKAKERIAKMNLAINHRGPDAQCFSEYDKNVMLGHVRLSIIDVRSVANQPMFTNSKKWGIVFNGEIYNFNEIKQELNYSFITNSDTEVIIAAVEEYGIDWFLSKANGMFAIALFNYDEEKLYLIRDRMGIKPFYYFKEDEKIIFSSEIKGILSSGLIEPVFNESAIDEYLGNRYIRAPYTFFKNILQIKPGSYLEVNKDLSITEKKYWDLPKEFNTSTSFKEEEIIADFDQELNKAIKYRLISDVPLGTYLSGGVDSSIITAITAINSEKKINTYTIGFKELNEFNYSNIIADKYNTNHHEILMDKDEYIDKWKELIKYKDAPLGVPNEIPLALMSTKLKEKITVVLSGEGADELLGGYGRIFRLPFDYENHTKEKSFYDTFINNYEYVPRALRDKVLNTTKEYRKIFDDENIETFSKHSNEENIFRFFHKYHVKGLLQRVDMTTMQTSVEARVPFLDHNLIEFSYKKIPYSLKLKWVNNTTKEEAKFKIAKDYSEVLDIPKYILRKLSYKYLPKEIIERKKVGFPVPLNNWFSNLENLAKENLLESNWLKKEAIQDLIFKIKDEERAGQILWMFLNIEFFKDNYFNKNWKWD; encoded by the coding sequence ATGTGTGGTATTAATGGTTTTTATTCAAAAACTAACATATTAAAAGCAAAAGAGAGAATTGCTAAAATGAATTTAGCAATAAATCATAGAGGACCAGATGCTCAATGCTTTTCTGAATATGATAAAAACGTTATGCTAGGACATGTTAGACTTAGTATTATCGATGTTAGAAGTGTCGCAAATCAACCAATGTTTACAAATTCTAAAAAATGGGGTATTGTATTTAATGGTGAGATTTATAATTTTAACGAAATAAAACAAGAACTCAATTATTCTTTTATAACAAATTCAGATACAGAAGTAATAATTGCTGCTGTAGAAGAATATGGTATAGATTGGTTTTTATCTAAAGCAAATGGAATGTTTGCCATAGCTCTATTTAATTATGATGAAGAAAAGTTATATTTAATTAGAGACAGAATGGGTATAAAACCATTTTATTACTTTAAAGAGGATGAAAAAATCATATTTTCTTCAGAAATAAAAGGAATCTTATCTAGTGGATTAATTGAACCAGTTTTTAATGAATCTGCTATAGATGAATATTTAGGAAATAGATACATAAGAGCACCTTATACTTTCTTTAAAAACATTTTACAAATTAAACCTGGGTCTTATTTAGAAGTTAATAAAGACTTATCTATAACAGAGAAAAAATACTGGGATTTACCTAAAGAATTTAATACATCTACCTCTTTTAAAGAAGAAGAAATTATAGCAGATTTTGATCAAGAACTTAATAAAGCCATTAAATATCGTTTAATATCTGATGTACCTTTAGGTACTTATTTAAGTGGAGGTGTAGACTCAAGTATTATAACTGCAATTACTGCAATAAACTCAGAAAAAAAAATCAATACCTATACTATTGGTTTTAAAGAGTTAAATGAGTTTAATTATTCAAACATTATTGCAGATAAATACAATACAAATCACCATGAAATTTTAATGGATAAAGATGAATATATTGATAAGTGGAAAGAGCTTATTAAATATAAAGATGCTCCATTAGGTGTTCCAAATGAAATTCCTTTAGCTTTAATGTCTACCAAACTAAAAGAAAAAATAACTGTAGTTTTATCTGGTGAAGGTGCAGATGAACTGTTAGGAGGTTATGGAAGAATCTTTAGACTGCCTTTTGATTATGAAAATCATACAAAAGAAAAAAGTTTCTATGATACTTTTATAAATAATTATGAGTATGTACCAAGAGCACTTAGAGATAAAGTTTTAAATACTACTAAAGAGTACAGAAAAATTTTTGATGATGAGAATATAGAAACATTTTCTAAGCATTCAAATGAAGAAAACATATTTAGATTTTTTCATAAATACCATGTAAAGGGTCTTTTACAAAGGGTAGATATGACTACAATGCAAACCTCTGTAGAAGCAAGAGTTCCATTTTTAGATCATAATTTAATAGAGTTTTCATATAAAAAAATACCCTATAGTCTTAAACTAAAGTGGGTAAATAATACCACAAAAGAAGAGGCTAAATTTAAAATTGCAAAAGATTATAGTGAAGTTTTAGATATACCTAAATATATTTTAAGAAAGTTATCTTATAAATATTTGCCTAAAGAAATTATAGAAAGGAAAAAGGTTGGTTTTCCAGTACCTTTAAATAATTGGTTTAGTAATTTAGAAAATCTTGCAAAAGAAAACCTTTTAGAATCTAATTGGCTAAAAAAAGAAGCTATACAAGATTTAATATTTAAAATTAAAGATGAAGAAAGAGCAGGTCAAATATTATGGATGTTTCTAAATATAGAATTTTTTAAAGATAATTATTTTAATAAAAATTGGAAATGGGATTAG